In Chryseobacterium oryzae, the genomic stretch GTAAACTGATTTTTGTTGTACAGAGACATGCTGCAAGCAGACTTCATTATGATTTTCGTCTGGAAATGGATGGGGTTTTAAAAAGCTGGGCTGTCCCGAAAGGACCATCTTTAAATCCTGAAGATAAACGCTTGGCAATGATGGTGGAAGATCATCCTTATGACTACAAAGATTTTGAAGGAAATATACCTGAAGGCAATTACGGAGCCGGTCAGGTAGAAATATGGGATAGCGGAACCTATGAACCTTTAGATGAAACTTCAAAACTTTCTGATGAAAAAGAACTTCTGAAAGAGTTAAAATCCGGATCTCTGAAATTTACACTTTATGGGAAAAAATTAAAAGGAGAATTTGCATTGGTAAAGATGAAAAATACCGAAAATAATGCATGGCTACTCATTAAACATAAAGATAAATTTGCCAAAGAAGAATATGATGCTGAAGAAAATGTTGCGAAAAATTCAACAGTTTCAAAGTTTTTAGAGGAAAAAAAAAGCCCAAAAAACGTCAAAAAGAAACCGTAAATACGGAGGCAAAACCAAAATTTAAAAGATTTAATTCTTTAGTAGACGAAAAAAAGATTGAAAGTTTTATTAAGCCGATGCTTGCAAAAGCACAAGCGGAAGCGTTTGATAATAAAGGCTGGATTTTCGAAATAAAATGGGACGGATATCGTGCTATTGCCGATCTCAGTAAGAAAGAACCTTTATTTTATTCACGAAACGGGATTTCATTTCTGTCAAAATTCAGTAAAGTTGCGGAAGATTTTCAAAATCAAAAACATAAAATGATTGTTGATGGCGAAATTGTTGCCTATGACGAAAATGGCAAGCCCAACTTTCAGCTCTTACAGCAAATTGGTGATAACCCCAATTTAGCTTTAACTTATCAGGTATTTGATCTGCTTTGGCTAAACGGTCATTCTACCGAAGAGCTACCTCTCATCCACCGAAAAAAACTTTTAAGAGAGGCTCTCACAGAAACTGATTTGATTAAATATTGTGATCATATTCCGGAAAAAGGAATTGCTTTTTTTAATCAGATGAGAAAGATGAATCTTGAAGGGATGATTGCCAAAAAATCTGATAGTCATTATACTGAAAACAGCCGAAGTGCCGATTGGCTGAAAATAAAATTCACCAATACCGAAGAAGCTGTAATCTGTGGTTTTACAGAGCCGAGAGGTTCAAGAAAAAAGTTTGGAGCATTGATATTAGGTAAATTTATTAATGAAAAACTGATGTATGCGGGGCACACCGGGACAGGATTTAATGCTGAGCTCCTGAAAGAAATTCATCACAAAATTGAAAAAATAGAAGTAAAACATTCACCTTTTGAAATTGCTCCGAAAACCAATATGCCGGTTACATGGGTGATTCCAAAAATAATATGTGAGGTGAAATTTTCTGAAATTACGAAAGACGGTATATTTCGCCATCCTGTTTTTGTCACACTACGAGAAGACAAAACCATTGAAGATCTCAAAAACGATTCACTAAAAAAAAATCATAAGATGCCTAAGGAAAAAACCATAAAAAACTCTGAAAATCAAAATGAGACGCAAATTTTACTTAATCGTCATACCATAAAACTTACTAATCAGAATAAAATTTATTTCCCTAAAGATAATATCACAAAAGGTGAAATTATAGAGTATTATCAGTCGGTTTCAGAATACATTCTTCCACATTTGAAAAACCGCCCGCTTTCTCTCAACCGTTTTCCCAACGGAATTGAAGAATCCGGATTTTACCAAAAAGACATTGGAGATTCTTTCCCAGAATGGATTAAAACAACAAAAGTTTATTCTGATTCTACTGAAAAGTATATTGATTATGCAGTTTGTAATAACAAAGCAACACTAGCGTTTCTGAATAATTTAGGATGTATTGATTTTAATCCGTGGAATTCTTCTTTACCTCAATTGGATCATCCTGATTTTTTGGTTTTAGATTTAGATCCTTCTGAAAAAAATACATTTGATGAAGTAATAGAAACGGCTTTACAGGTAAATGAAATTTTAAAATCTATTAAAATTAAAGGATACTGTAAAACTTCGGGAAGTACAGGAATGCATGTTTACATTCCGATGGGAAGAAAATATGATTTCGATCAGGTGAAAGATTTCGCTCATATTCTTATGAAGAAAGTACATGAAAATCTACCAAAAATTACCACTTTAGAAAGAAGTTTACAAAAACGTGACAATAAAAAAATCTATTTAGATTATCTTCAAAACCGCTCCGGGCAGACTTTGGCAAGTGTTTACAGCATTCGCCCGAAAGAAGGTGCTCCAGTTTCGATGCCTTTAGAATGGGATGAATTACAAAAAGGACTGAAAATTACAGATTTTAATATTTATAATTCGTTAGACAGAATTAAAGAAAAAGGAGATTTATTCAAACCGGTTTTGGGGAAAGGAATTGATATGGTAAATGCTTTAGAAGAATTGGAAAATAACAATTAATTCTTAAACTAAAAGTTATTTATCGTTGTATACTTCGTAATGCAATGGAACTTTATTTGAAAATATCTGTCCCACAAAAATTGAATCCTTATTATTTTTCTCTCTAATAGGTTGATAATATTTTCCAATAATATCTTTCGGAATCTGTACACTCATTTGAAA encodes the following:
- a CDS encoding DNA polymerase ligase N-terminal domain-containing protein; amino-acid sequence: MALQDYNKKRKFDETSEPKGATKKSKSKLIFVVQRHAASRLHYDFRLEMDGVLKSWAVPKGPSLNPEDKRLAMMVEDHPYDYKDFEGNIPEGNYGAGQVEIWDSGTYEPLDETSKLSDEKELLKELKSGSLKFTLYGKKLKGEFALVKMKNTENNAWLLIKHKDKFAKEEYDAEENVAKNSTVSKFLEEKKSPKNVKKKP
- the ligD gene encoding DNA ligase D; translated protein: MLAKAQAEAFDNKGWIFEIKWDGYRAIADLSKKEPLFYSRNGISFLSKFSKVAEDFQNQKHKMIVDGEIVAYDENGKPNFQLLQQIGDNPNLALTYQVFDLLWLNGHSTEELPLIHRKKLLREALTETDLIKYCDHIPEKGIAFFNQMRKMNLEGMIAKKSDSHYTENSRSADWLKIKFTNTEEAVICGFTEPRGSRKKFGALILGKFINEKLMYAGHTGTGFNAELLKEIHHKIEKIEVKHSPFEIAPKTNMPVTWVIPKIICEVKFSEITKDGIFRHPVFVTLREDKTIEDLKNDSLKKNHKMPKEKTIKNSENQNETQILLNRHTIKLTNQNKIYFPKDNITKGEIIEYYQSVSEYILPHLKNRPLSLNRFPNGIEESGFYQKDIGDSFPEWIKTTKVYSDSTEKYIDYAVCNNKATLAFLNNLGCIDFNPWNSSLPQLDHPDFLVLDLDPSEKNTFDEVIETALQVNEILKSIKIKGYCKTSGSTGMHVYIPMGRKYDFDQVKDFAHILMKKVHENLPKITTLERSLQKRDNKKIYLDYLQNRSGQTLASVYSIRPKEGAPVSMPLEWDELQKGLKITDFNIYNSLDRIKEKGDLFKPVLGKGIDMVNALEELENNN